A genomic window from Triticum urartu cultivar G1812 chromosome 7, Tu2.1, whole genome shotgun sequence includes:
- the LOC125525898 gene encoding protein STRICTOSIDINE SYNTHASE-LIKE 10-like: MGCSMSRLLKATVALVILVLLFMPGAMAAAAASFDASRAQQLPLPPGEVHGPESVAFDAQGRGPYSGVSDGRILRWNGPKLGWTTYAYGPGYDSETCTTSRFGTEADIESRCGRPLGLRFNQKTGDLYVADAYKGLMRVPPGGGEATVLVDQIDGMPLRFTNGVDVDQVTGQVYFTHSSMNYDRSEHEMVTKTGDSTGRLMMYDPRTSDATVLQPRMTYPNGVALSADRTHLVVASTGPCKLLRHWIKGVDAGKSEPLADLPGYPDNVRPDRKGGYWVALHRERNELPFGRDSHLLAVRVAADGKIVEEMRGPKKVRPTEIMERDDGKLYLGSVELPYVGIVKRK, translated from the coding sequence ATGGGCTGCAGCATGAGCCGCCTCCTCAAGGCCACCGTCGCTCTGGTCATACTTGTCCTTCTCTTCATGCCCGGGGCCATGGCAGCCGCCGCCGCAAGCTTCGACGCCTCCCGGGCACAACAGCTGCCCCTGCCGCCCGGAGAAGTGCACGGGCCGGAGAGCGTCGCCTTCGACGCTCAGGGCCGAGGCCCCTACAGCGGCGTCTCCGACGGCCGCATCCTGAGGTGGAATGGGCCCAAGCTTGGCTGGACAACATACGCCTACGGACCAGGCTACGACAGCGAAACGTGCACGACATCCAGGTTTGGCACGGAGGCGGACATAGAGAGCCGCTGCGGTCGCCCACTTGGTCTGCGCTTCAACCAGAAAACGGGTGACCTCTACGTGGCCGATGCGTACAAAGGGCTTATGCGTGTGCCGCCCGGCGGCGGGGAGGCCACCGTGTTGGTCGACCAGATTGATGGCATGCCGCTGCGTTTCACCAACGGGGTTGACGTCGATCAAGTCACCGGTCAAGTCTACTTCACCCATAGTTCGATGAACTACGACAGGTCAGAACACGAGATGGTCACCAAGACCGGGGACTCCACGGGCCGCCTCATGATGTATGATCCACGAACATCGGACGCCACCGTGCTCCAACCAAGGATGACATACCCGAACGGCGTCGCGCTCAGCGCCGACCGCACACACCTCGTGGTCGCATCTACTGGCCCGTGCAAGCTGCTGAGGCACTGGATCAAAGGGGTCGATGCGGGCAAGTCCGAGCCTTTGGCCGACCTGCCGGGCTACCCAGATAACGTGAGGCCCGACAGGAAAGGAGGCTACTGGGTGGCGTTGCACCGTGAGAGAAATGAGCTGCCCTTTGGTCGTGATAGCCATCTTCTTGCTGTGAGGGTCGCTGCTGATGGGAAGATAGTCGAGGAGATGAGAGGGCCAAAGAAAGTCAGGCCAACCGAGATCATGGAAAGAGATGACGGCAAACTCTACTTGGGCTCGGTGGAGCTTCCTTATGTCGGCATAGTAAAAAGGAAGTAG